The following coding sequences are from one Phycisphaeraceae bacterium window:
- a CDS encoding FAD-dependent oxidoreductase, protein MPDSRELPVAAHAPEPQKRIVVIGAGPTGLGAGYRLKELGHSNFAIYDANPYIGGLAHSFVDDAGFTWDIGGHVMFSHYSYYDRVFDHLMGDDYTLNNRESWVRMMDTWVPYPFQNNVRYLPKQATYECLAGLVKAQAGRAGVKSPADAANFGEFIDAVFGEGIAKYFMRPYNFKVWAHEPEMMNKQWIGERVAVIDTDRAIRNVVLGQDDFGWGPNNRFKFPLRGGTGEFYRRFGPILDGHVELGKRVVSIDVDRRIVRFADGSTDTYDHLISAMPLDLLCRDVLQGSVPDEIRAAASRLRHSGGYMVGIGIKRPCPSTKSWMYFPEDNCPFYRVTYLSNYSPHMTPDNATHYSLLCETSYSEYKPVNPDTIVDETIEGLINAGLLTREETADIVSRWCYHAKYSYPTPSVDRDEILSRVIPWLESNSIYSRGRFGMWKYEVSNTDHTLMQGVEVVNRLINGEKETTIGMVYGITKDGRGAAVHERSAQAGSGEKRRTATPGAPAGDVDEADISEEELGVTQSRS, encoded by the coding sequence ATGCCCGATTCACGTGAACTGCCCGTCGCGGCGCACGCCCCGGAGCCCCAGAAGCGGATCGTCGTCATCGGGGCCGGCCCGACCGGCCTTGGCGCGGGGTACCGGCTCAAGGAGCTCGGGCACTCCAACTTCGCCATCTACGACGCCAACCCGTACATCGGCGGGCTCGCCCACTCCTTCGTAGACGACGCCGGTTTTACGTGGGACATCGGCGGGCACGTGATGTTCAGCCACTACTCCTACTACGACCGCGTCTTCGATCACCTGATGGGTGACGACTACACGCTCAACAACCGGGAGAGCTGGGTCCGGATGATGGACACGTGGGTGCCGTACCCGTTCCAGAACAACGTGCGTTACCTCCCCAAGCAGGCCACCTATGAGTGCCTCGCGGGGCTGGTCAAGGCCCAGGCGGGCCGGGCTGGCGTGAAGTCCCCGGCCGACGCGGCCAACTTCGGCGAGTTCATCGACGCCGTCTTCGGCGAGGGGATCGCCAAGTACTTCATGCGGCCGTACAACTTCAAGGTCTGGGCCCACGAGCCCGAGATGATGAACAAGCAGTGGATTGGTGAGCGGGTAGCGGTGATCGATACCGATCGAGCGATCCGCAATGTTGTTCTCGGCCAGGACGACTTTGGCTGGGGGCCCAACAACCGCTTCAAGTTCCCGCTCCGAGGCGGGACCGGCGAGTTCTACCGCCGGTTCGGCCCGATCCTCGACGGCCATGTCGAGCTCGGCAAGCGGGTCGTCTCGATAGATGTTGACCGGCGGATCGTCCGGTTTGCAGATGGCTCGACGGACACCTACGACCACCTCATCTCGGCCATGCCCCTGGACCTGCTCTGCCGCGACGTGCTGCAGGGCTCGGTGCCGGACGAGATCCGTGCCGCGGCCTCACGGCTCCGCCATTCGGGGGGCTACATGGTCGGGATCGGCATCAAGCGCCCCTGCCCGAGCACGAAGTCGTGGATGTACTTCCCCGAGGACAACTGCCCCTTCTACCGCGTCACCTACCTGAGCAACTACTCGCCGCACATGACGCCCGACAACGCGACCCACTACTCGCTGCTGTGCGAGACTTCCTACAGCGAATACAAGCCGGTGAATCCGGACACCATTGTCGACGAAACGATCGAGGGCCTCATCAACGCCGGGCTGCTCACCCGGGAGGAGACCGCCGACATCGTCTCCCGCTGGTGCTACCACGCGAAGTACTCCTACCCCACCCCGAGCGTGGACCGCGACGAGATCCTCTCCCGGGTCATTCCCTGGCTGGAGTCGAACTCGATCTACTCGCGGGGTCGCTTCGGCATGTGGAAGTACGAGGTCTCGAATACCGACCACACCCTGATGCAGGGGGTTGAGGTCGTCAACAGGCTGATCAATGGCGAGAAGGAGACCACCATCGGGATGGTCTACGGCATCACGAAGGATGGGCGCGGAGCCGCCGTGCACGAACGATCGGCCCAGGCTGGATCTGGCGAGAAGCGCCGGACCGCGACGCCCGGAGCGCCCGCGGGCGATGTCGACGAAGCCGATATCTCGGAAGAGGAACTGGGAGTGACCCAGTCCCGATCGTGA
- a CDS encoding response regulator transcription factor, translated as MVQQDSATPRCVRAGVRAAEAIAGLPAVPTQDWSDRAARVLLSADRASVVLLMLGRLNEDGSLARIESVGVAGSLIAEVATNVGRLQSSSGPVAMDSTLPGLVALRTTAYTMPSLGWSPLSLLDGPSHSAMASRLAPEGSPASVMLTTRWSGAAGIGAVDLVLGAVRLGSPAHRRVAMVEMALAAQSTHTAAHEAAIVIDGVLPSLARRAEMAFDPSGSLTEQHLTTREEVVLERLLHGKSVRQIAEELERSPHTVHDHVKSLHRKLHAATRGALVARALGHIGPDDMNGNGNGNGKKAHAENSMQTNGR; from the coding sequence ATGGTCCAGCAAGATAGCGCAACTCCTCGTTGTGTGCGTGCCGGTGTCAGGGCCGCCGAGGCGATCGCGGGCCTGCCCGCGGTGCCGACGCAGGATTGGTCCGACCGCGCCGCCCGGGTGCTGCTGTCGGCCGACCGGGCCTCGGTCGTTCTCCTGATGCTCGGGCGCCTGAACGAGGACGGCTCGCTGGCTCGGATCGAATCCGTCGGCGTGGCCGGTTCGCTCATCGCTGAGGTCGCCACGAACGTCGGTCGCCTGCAGAGCAGCAGCGGGCCGGTCGCGATGGACTCCACCCTCCCAGGGCTCGTCGCACTCCGCACGACCGCGTACACCATGCCCTCGCTCGGCTGGTCGCCGCTCTCGCTCCTCGACGGCCCGAGCCACTCCGCCATGGCCAGCCGGCTGGCCCCGGAAGGTTCGCCCGCGAGCGTCATGCTGACCACCCGCTGGAGCGGGGCCGCGGGCATCGGCGCGGTCGACCTGGTCCTCGGAGCGGTCCGCCTCGGTTCGCCCGCCCACCGCCGCGTGGCGATGGTCGAGATGGCGCTCGCCGCCCAGTCCACGCACACCGCCGCCCACGAGGCGGCGATCGTGATCGATGGGGTTCTCCCCTCGCTGGCCCGCCGCGCCGAGATGGCGTTCGACCCTTCCGGCTCGCTGACCGAGCAGCACCTCACGACCCGCGAAGAGGTCGTGCTCGAACGGCTCCTTCACGGCAAGTCCGTCCGGCAGATCGCCGAGGAGCTCGAGCGCAGCCCGCACACCGTTCACGACCACGTCAAGAGCCTGCACCGCAAGCTCCACGCGGCGACTCGCGGGGCCCTGGTCGCCCGGGCCTTGGGTCACATCGGACCCGATGACATGAACGGAAATGGCAACGGGAACGGCAAGAAGGCCCACGCCGAGAACTCGATGCAGACCAACGGCCGGTAG